One genomic segment of Pseudomonas sp. RU47 includes these proteins:
- a CDS encoding polyamine ABC transporter substrate-binding protein codes for MRLLKTMVPAALALMCSIGAQAQPQVSVYNWTDYIGETTLADFQSQSGIKVIYDVFDSNETLEGKLLAGRTGYDVVVPSNHFLARQVKAGAFLKLDRSQLPNFKNLDPKLLELLEKNDPGNEHSVPYLWGTNGIGYNVDKVKQVLGVNHIDSWAVLFEPENLKKLSQCGVSMMDSADEVFPAVLNYMGMDPRSENPEDFKKAEAKLLSIRPYITYFHSSKYVSDLANGDICVAFGYSGDVFQAANRAKEAKNGVNIAYAIPKEGANLWFDLLAIPADASNTKEAHAFINYLLDPQVIAKVSASVGYANPNPAAKQYMDPELVNNPEVYPPQAVLDKLYISTTPPQAIMRLMTRSWSKVKSNK; via the coding sequence ATGCGTCTGTTGAAAACCATGGTTCCCGCCGCTCTGGCCCTGATGTGCAGCATCGGAGCCCAAGCCCAGCCACAAGTCAGCGTCTACAACTGGACCGACTACATCGGCGAAACCACCCTCGCCGACTTCCAGAGCCAAAGCGGGATCAAGGTGATCTACGACGTTTTCGATTCCAACGAAACCCTCGAAGGCAAACTGCTCGCCGGTCGCACCGGGTATGACGTGGTGGTGCCGTCCAACCACTTCCTCGCCCGTCAGGTGAAGGCCGGCGCGTTCCTCAAACTTGATCGCTCGCAATTGCCGAACTTCAAGAACCTCGACCCGAAACTGCTCGAACTGCTGGAGAAAAACGACCCGGGCAACGAGCACTCGGTGCCGTACCTGTGGGGCACTAACGGCATCGGCTACAACGTCGACAAGGTCAAGCAAGTGCTGGGCGTCAACCACATCGATTCCTGGGCCGTGCTGTTCGAGCCTGAGAACCTGAAAAAACTCAGCCAGTGCGGCGTGTCGATGATGGACTCCGCTGACGAGGTGTTCCCTGCCGTGCTCAACTACATGGGCATGGACCCGCGCAGCGAAAATCCGGAAGACTTCAAAAAGGCCGAAGCCAAACTGCTGAGTATTCGTCCTTACATCACCTATTTCCATTCCTCGAAATACGTGTCCGACCTGGCCAACGGTGATATTTGCGTAGCCTTCGGTTACTCCGGCGACGTGTTCCAGGCCGCCAACCGCGCCAAGGAAGCCAAGAACGGCGTGAACATCGCTTACGCCATTCCGAAGGAAGGCGCCAACCTCTGGTTCGACCTGCTGGCCATCCCTGCCGATGCGAGCAACACCAAAGAAGCCCATGCCTTCATTAATTACCTGCTCGATCCGCAAGTGATCGCCAAGGTCAGCGCCTCGGTCGGTTACGCCAACCCGAACCCGGCCGCCAAGCAATACATGGATCCGGAGCTGGTCAACAATCCAGAGGTGTACCCACCTCAAGCAGTCCTCGACAAACTCTATATTTCTACCACCCCGCCCCAAGCGATCATGCGTCTGATGACCCGTTCCTGGAGCAAAGTGAAGTCGAACAAATGA
- a CDS encoding NAD(P)/FAD-dependent oxidoreductase, translated as MNQYTQEHARSYYAASARATTPYPVLDGDLTADVCVIGAGFTGVNTAIELAQRGLSVVLIEARRVGWGASGRNGGQLIRGIGHDVTGFAKYVGQEGVRYLQRAGIDSVELVRQRIGDNAIDCDLRWGFCDLANTPAQFDAFKDELVDLAELGYAHETRLIGPEQIRQQVVNSDIYAGGLVDMGSGHLHPLDLVQGEARLAASLGVRIFEQSEVLEIIHGPTVQVRCATGTVRAGSLVLGCNAHLDDLEQQLSGKVLPAGSYIIATEPLSEARAAQLIPHNLAVCDQKVGLDYYRLSADRRLLFGGACHYSGRDPADIAAYMRPKMLKVFPQLADMRIDYQWGGKIGITANRFPQVGRLKQHPNVFYAQGYSGHGLNVTHWCAKLLGEAIHAGHSQGMDVFSGVPHMTFPGGPALRSPLLALGMFWYRLREMLG; from the coding sequence ATGAATCAGTACACCCAGGAGCACGCCCGCTCCTATTACGCCGCTTCGGCGCGGGCGACCACACCTTATCCAGTACTGGACGGTGACCTGACGGCCGATGTCTGCGTGATCGGCGCCGGGTTCACCGGCGTCAACACCGCCATCGAGCTGGCTCAGCGTGGATTGTCAGTGGTGTTGATCGAAGCCCGGCGCGTCGGCTGGGGTGCCAGCGGGCGCAATGGCGGCCAGTTGATTCGCGGGATCGGTCATGACGTCACCGGGTTCGCCAAGTATGTCGGTCAGGAAGGCGTGCGTTATTTGCAGCGTGCCGGTATCGATTCGGTGGAACTGGTGCGTCAGCGCATCGGCGACAACGCCATCGATTGTGACCTGCGCTGGGGCTTCTGCGATCTGGCCAACACCCCGGCGCAATTCGACGCCTTCAAGGATGAATTGGTCGATCTCGCCGAACTCGGCTATGCCCACGAAACCCGCCTGATCGGCCCGGAGCAGATCCGCCAGCAAGTGGTCAACTCCGACATTTATGCCGGTGGGCTGGTGGACATGGGTTCCGGTCATCTGCACCCGTTGGATCTGGTGCAAGGCGAAGCGCGGCTGGCAGCGTCGCTTGGCGTGCGGATTTTCGAGCAGAGTGAAGTGCTGGAAATCATCCATGGCCCGACCGTGCAGGTGCGCTGCGCAACCGGCACCGTGCGCGCCGGCAGTCTGGTGCTCGGCTGCAATGCGCATCTGGACGACCTCGAACAACAACTCAGTGGCAAGGTGCTGCCGGCCGGCAGCTACATCATCGCCACCGAACCGTTGTCCGAGGCGCGCGCCGCGCAACTGATCCCGCACAATCTGGCGGTGTGCGACCAGAAAGTCGGCCTCGATTACTACCGGCTCTCGGCGGACCGGCGCTTGTTGTTCGGCGGTGCCTGCCACTATTCCGGCCGCGACCCGGCGGACATCGCGGCTTATATGCGACCGAAGATGCTCAAGGTCTTCCCGCAACTGGCGGACATGCGCATCGATTACCAGTGGGGCGGCAAGATCGGCATCACCGCCAACCGCTTTCCGCAGGTCGGCCGGCTCAAGCAGCACCCGAACGTGTTCTACGCGCAGGGCTATTCCGGTCACGGCCTGAACGTCACGCACTGGTGCGCGAAACTGCTCGGCGAGGCAATTCATGCCGGTCACAGTCAGGGCATGGACGTGTTCAGCGGCGTGCCACACATGACCTTCCCCGGCGGCCCGGCCCTGCGCTCGCCACTGCTGGCACTGGGCATGTTCTGGTATCGCCTGCGGGAAATGCTCGGCTGA
- a CDS encoding PqiB family protein, which yields MKSSATDEPRAPGQAPVKTRRFGISLVWIVPIVAVLVGISLVVHNVMQEGPTIIVNFKTGSGLTANKTEVKYRNVVIGQVTDVELSGDQKSVDATIKLSKQAETFTREDSQFWVVRPRIGAGGVSGIDTLLSGDYIGADVGQSDSRAKNFKGLENPPPITYGEPGKRFMLHAPDLGSLDIGSPVYYRKIPVGQVVTYALNPEGKGVDIEVFIHAPNDAFVTENTRFWNASGIDINVGANGFAVKTESLSTMLVGGIAFRAPDYSPNDVAAADDKDFELFADQQSALAPPNGKAQYMVLRFEQSLRGLKVDAPVEFLGMEIGRVVGINLDFDAKKRTFPLNVGIVIYPQRLGQAYKKMLTEFKHDPNDEAAGIRLLGTFVDNGLRAQARSGNLLTGQLYVALDFFPKAEKVAFDPSARPVVLPTVPGSLEQLQEKLEAVVDKLNKLPVDRIANNLDSNLIELRKGLTQFNAKTLPGVQSTLADVSKTLQSASSTLAEDSPQREKLTETLDELGRMSRSLRELSDYLGRHPESLIRGRPDNAAPIDLKGPPRN from the coding sequence ATGAAGTCGTCAGCCACCGACGAGCCGCGAGCACCAGGCCAAGCCCCAGTCAAAACCCGCCGTTTCGGCATTTCGCTCGTCTGGATCGTGCCGATCGTGGCGGTGCTCGTGGGCATCTCGCTGGTGGTGCACAACGTGATGCAGGAAGGGCCGACGATCATCGTCAACTTCAAGACCGGCAGCGGCCTGACGGCGAACAAGACCGAGGTCAAATACCGCAACGTGGTCATCGGTCAGGTCACGGACGTCGAGTTGAGTGGCGACCAGAAAAGCGTCGACGCCACCATCAAACTGTCCAAACAGGCGGAAACCTTCACGCGCGAAGATTCACAGTTCTGGGTGGTGCGCCCGCGCATTGGCGCCGGCGGCGTCTCGGGCATCGACACCCTGCTTTCCGGTGACTACATCGGCGCCGACGTCGGCCAGTCCGATAGCCGCGCAAAGAACTTCAAGGGTCTGGAAAATCCTCCGCCGATCACCTATGGCGAACCCGGCAAGCGCTTCATGCTGCATGCGCCGGATCTCGGTTCACTGGACATCGGTTCACCGGTTTATTACCGCAAGATTCCGGTCGGCCAGGTCGTCACTTACGCCCTTAACCCGGAAGGCAAAGGGGTCGATATCGAGGTGTTCATTCACGCGCCGAACGACGCGTTCGTCACCGAAAACACCCGTTTCTGGAATGCCAGCGGCATCGACATCAATGTCGGTGCCAACGGCTTTGCCGTGAAGACCGAATCGCTGTCAACCATGCTGGTGGGCGGCATTGCGTTCCGTGCTCCGGATTACAGTCCCAACGATGTGGCCGCCGCCGACGACAAGGATTTCGAACTGTTCGCCGACCAGCAGAGCGCCCTCGCCCCGCCGAACGGCAAGGCGCAATACATGGTGCTGCGTTTCGAGCAGTCACTGCGCGGACTCAAGGTCGATGCGCCGGTCGAGTTCCTCGGTATGGAAATCGGCCGGGTCGTGGGCATCAACCTGGATTTCGATGCGAAAAAACGCACCTTCCCGCTGAACGTCGGCATCGTCATTTACCCGCAGCGTCTCGGTCAGGCCTACAAAAAGATGCTCACCGAATTCAAGCACGACCCCAACGACGAAGCGGCCGGCATCCGCCTGCTGGGCACCTTCGTCGATAATGGCCTGCGTGCTCAGGCGCGCAGTGGCAACCTGCTGACCGGCCAGTTGTACGTGGCACTGGACTTCTTCCCGAAAGCGGAGAAAGTCGCGTTCGACCCGAGCGCTCGCCCGGTCGTTCTACCGACCGTTCCGGGAAGCCTCGAACAGCTGCAGGAGAAACTCGAAGCCGTGGTCGACAAGCTCAACAAGCTGCCGGTCGATCGCATCGCCAACAACCTCGACAGCAATCTGATCGAGCTGCGCAAAGGCCTGACCCAGTTCAACGCCAAGACCCTGCCGGGCGTGCAGAGCACCCTCGCCGACGTCAGCAAGACCTTGCAGTCCGCCAGCTCGACCCTGGCCGAAGATTCGCCGCAACGCGAGAAACTCACCGAGACCCTCGACGAACTCGGACGCATGTCGCGTTCGCTGCGTGAGCTGTCGGATTACTTGGGCCGGCATCCGGAATCGCTGATTCGTGGTCGCCCCGATAACGCCGCGCCTATAGACCTGAAAGGCCCGCCACGCAACTGA
- a CDS encoding PqiC family protein translates to MAVPLKITVLAAFMLLGACRSDPISFHTLTPVQIANTRTGAQIPIEALSVPPQVDRAQIVIRQGNSGLAILETDWWGATLADELRGALADQLSNTSGQGNVSVRIEVQRFDSIPGQYGLIDAKWRLRPVGATDNGSLTCRSTLQTPSGPTIDDLVGAQQHNVKRLADQISRAATGNARTCPSPS, encoded by the coding sequence ATGGCTGTACCGCTGAAAATCACCGTGCTCGCTGCGTTCATGCTGCTTGGCGCCTGCCGCAGCGACCCGATCAGCTTCCACACCCTGACGCCGGTACAGATCGCCAACACCCGGACCGGCGCGCAGATTCCGATTGAAGCGCTGAGCGTGCCGCCGCAGGTCGACCGTGCGCAAATCGTTATCCGCCAGGGCAACAGCGGCCTGGCGATTCTGGAAACCGATTGGTGGGGGGCGACACTGGCGGATGAGTTGCGCGGTGCGTTGGCCGATCAATTGAGCAATACCAGTGGGCAAGGCAATGTTTCGGTGCGCATCGAAGTGCAACGCTTCGACTCGATCCCCGGTCAGTACGGCCTGATCGACGCCAAATGGCGCTTGCGTCCTGTCGGCGCCACTGACAATGGCTCGCTGACCTGCCGTTCGACCCTGCAAACACCGTCCGGCCCGACCATCGATGATCTGGTGGGCGCCCAGCAGCACAACGTCAAACGGCTGGCCGATCAGATCAGTCGGGCGGCAACCGGCAACGCGCGCACCTGCCCTTCCCCGTCCTGA